From the Streptomonospora nanhaiensis genome, the window AGCACGTGGGGCACGGTGACGTCGATGACGTTGAGCCGCTCCTCGGTGTCGCCGACGGCGAACGTCGAGAACGGCGCGCCCTCCTCGGTCTCCCAGTGGGCCTCGGCCGCGGCCAGCTTCATCGGCTCGTAGGCGGCGGCGAGCTTGGCCTGGTGGTCACCGGAGTAGACGGCCAGCACGCCGGCGAGCAGGGTGACGACCATGCCGGTGCGCAGCGTGGCGCGGAACAGCTCCCGCTCACGTCCCGCCTTGCCTTCGGCGGCCGCGGCGCGGGTGCGCCAGATCTTGTAGGCGCTCACCGCGGCGACGAACATCCCCGCCGTGATGAAGGCGGCCGAGACGACGTGCAGGTAGGTGGACCACGCCTGGTTGTTGCTGAGCACCGCCCAGATGTCGGTGAGCTGCGCGCGCCCGGTCTCGGGGTCGCGAGTGTAGCCGACCGGGTGGCGCATCCAGGCGTTGGCCGCCAGGATGAAGTAGGCCGACAGGTTGGTGCCGATGGCCGCCGCCCAGATGCAGGCCAGGTGGACCTTGCGGGGCAGCTTGTCCCAGCCGAAGATCCACAGTCCGATGAAGGTCGACTCCAGGAAGAACGCGAGCAGCGCCTCCATGGCCAGCGGCGCGCCGAACACGTCGCCGACGAACCGCGAGTACTCGCTCCAGTTCATGCCGAACTGGAACTCCTGCACGATCCCGGTCACCACGCCCATGGCGAAGTTGATGAGGAACAGCTTGCCGAAGAACTTGGTGGCCTGGAGGTACTGGTGCTTCCCGGTGCGGTACCACGCCGTCTGCAGCGACGCGACGATGACGGACAGGCCGATCGTCAGTGGCACGAATAGGAAGTGGTAGATCGTCGTGATACCGAACTGCCACCGTGCGAGATCCAGAGCGTCCATGCCCGCCTCTCCAACCGCCTAAGA encodes:
- a CDS encoding cytochrome ubiquinol oxidase subunit I → MDALDLARWQFGITTIYHFLFVPLTIGLSVIVASLQTAWYRTGKHQYLQATKFFGKLFLINFAMGVVTGIVQEFQFGMNWSEYSRFVGDVFGAPLAMEALLAFFLESTFIGLWIFGWDKLPRKVHLACIWAAAIGTNLSAYFILAANAWMRHPVGYTRDPETGRAQLTDIWAVLSNNQAWSTYLHVVSAAFITAGMFVAAVSAYKIWRTRAAAAEGKAGRERELFRATLRTGMVVTLLAGVLAVYSGDHQAKLAAAYEPMKLAAAEAHWETEEGAPFSTFAVGDTEERLNVIDVTVPHVLSFLATGDIDGTVHGMNDLQAEYERLYGEGDYIPNVFVLYWSFRLMIGLGLFSVAVSALGLWLTRRRELPRTRWFYYAAVLSLPAALAANILGWILTEMGRQPWTVHGELLTAASVSPGVSLGTVAFSLATFTAIYGVLAVVEAGLLWRYIKAGPSHVVPDRDDDEEGPAADAPVPAFVY